From the genome of Lotus japonicus ecotype B-129 chromosome 6, LjGifu_v1.2, one region includes:
- the LOC130724612 gene encoding uncharacterized protein LOC130724612 — protein sequence MVQESQQQSDDTVRRRRKVIERSREEGHNRLFNDYFSETPVFTETQFRRRFRMRRELFLRIVEALGNHDNYFQMRVDAVRKKGLSPLQKCTAAIRMLAYGSPADNLDEYVRIGESTAIECLERFVTGVNEIFAAHYLRRPNKEDITRLLQMGESRGFPGMLGSIDCMHSEWKNCPVAWKCQYSRGDHGKPTIMLEAVASQDLWIWHAFFGIAGSNNDINVLNQSDVFTNVLNGTAPEVHYEVNRTQYHMGYYLADGIYPEWATFVKTIPMPQGEKRQLFAKAQEGARKDVERAFGVLQSRFAIIRGPSRFWHVNTMKQIMYACIILHNMIVEDEREGYNGNFVYDQVDNDIITAEVSNGPIPSFATFLERRGHMSQREIHRQLQADLVEHIWELSESRNNEI from the coding sequence ATGGTGCAAGAGAGCCAACAACAATCTGATGACACCGTTAGGCGAAGAAGAAAGGTGATAGAGCGATCCCGTGAAGAAGGTCACAATCGATTGTTCAACGACTACTTTTCTGAAACCCCTGTATTCACAGAAACCCAATTCCGACGAAGGTTTCGAATGCGAAGGGAGTTGTTTCTTAGAATTGTAGAAGCACTTGGCAATCATGACAATTATTTTCAAATGAGGGTTGATGCCGTACGTAAAAAAGGTCTttcaccattacaaaagtgcaccGCCGCTATTCGTATGTTGGCATACGGATCACCTGCTGACAATCTGGATGAGTATGTAAgaattggtgaaagtactgcaattgagtgctTAGAGAGATTTGTAACGGGTGTGAATGAAATATTTGCAGCCCATTACTTGAGGAGACCGAACAAAGAGGACATTACACGCCTACTACAAATGGGGGAGTCTCGTGGATTTCCAGGTATGTTGGGTTCCATTGACTGTATGCATTCGGAATGGAAAAATTGTCCAGTTGCATGGAAATGTCAGTATTCTCGAGGTGATCATGGCAAAcccacaatcatgcttgaagcagtggcatcacaagacttgtggatttggcatGCTTTTTTTGGCATTGCAGGTTCTAACAATGATATCAATGTGCTAAACCAATCTGATGTGTTTACCAATGTGTTGAATGGCACAGCTCCTGAAGTGCACTACGAGGTGAACAGAACACAATATCATATGGGTTACTATCTAGCGGATGGTATCTATCCCGAGTGGGCTACATTTGTCAAGACAATCCCAATGccacaaggagaaaaaagacaattgtttgccaaagcacaagaaggagcaagaaaggaTGTTGAGCGCGCATTTGGAGTACTCCAATCTCGATTTGCAATTATTCGTGGCCCATCACGCTTTTGGCATGTGAATAccatgaaacaaataatgtatGCATGCATTATATTGCAtaacatgattgttgaagatgaacGTGAGGGGTATAATGGTAATTTTGTTTACGACCAAGTAGACAATGACATCATAACCGCTGAAGTATCTAATGGTCCTATCCCTTCATTTGCAACATTCTTAGAAAGAAGAGGTCATATGAGTCAAAGAGAAATCCATCGCCAacttcaagcagacttggtggaACATATTTGGGAGCTCTCCGAAAGTAGGAATAATGAAATTTAA
- the LOC130723183 gene encoding BTB/POZ domain-containing protein At1g55760: protein MSDSAYRVETTPRLAQWRIENLASCTYRKSDPFKIGKWNWHLSVEKNRVLFVKLFPEISNLTRDNPPIASFIVRVVSSVGDRKSLTHPEIKDKVIKNNEDFVWAIEVPLTGKFIIDVEFLDLKTASPNGGEPCSIWAEGFTQTRSNAKAIESLGKMLTEGIHTDITINASDGTIGAHRAVLAARSPVFCSMFSHNLQEKELSTINISDMSIETCQAFLNYLYGIIKNEEFLMHRLALLHAADKYDISDLREACHESLLEDIDTKNVLDRLQHASLYQLMKLKMSCIRYLVKFGKIYEIKDDFNTFLQNADRDLISEVFYEVLDAWKGF, encoded by the exons ATGAGCGATTCTGCATACAGGGTTGAAACCACTCCTCGTCTTGCTCAATGGAGAATCGAAAACTTGGCTTCTTGCACCTACCGAAAATCTGACCCTTTCAAGATCGGAAAGTGGAATTg GCATTTGTCGGTGGAGAAGAAcagggttttgtttgtgaaatTGTTCCCAGAGATATCCAATCTAACAAGAGACAATCCCCCAATTGCATCTTTTATTGTTCGGGTGGTTAGTTCTGTTGGAGATCGCAAGTCCCTCACACATCCAG AGATAAAAGACAAAGTGATCAAGAACAATGAGGACTTTGTTTGGGCAATTGAGGTTCCTCTTACTGGGAAATTCATAATTGATGTTGAGTTCCTTGATTTGAAGACTGCATCCCCAAAC GGTGGAGAACCTTGCTCTATTTGGGCTGAAGGGTTTACTCAGACAAGATCAAATGCAAAAGCCATAGAGTCTCTTGGAAAAATGCTAACAGAAGGAATCCACACAGACATCACCATCAATGCTTCTGATGGAACTATAGGAGCTCATCGAGCTGTACTTGCTGCCCGTTCACCCGTGTTCTGCAGCATGTTCTCACACAATCTTCAGGAGAAAGAGCTGTCAACTATAAACATCTCAGACATGTCAATTGAAACTTGCCAAGCTTTTCTCAATTATCTTTATGGAATCATAAAAAATGAAGAGTTTCTAATGCACAGGCTGGCCCTTCTGCATGCAGCCGACAAGTATGACATATCTGATCTGAGAGAGGCATGCCATGAGAGTCTCCTAGAAGATATTGACACAAAGAATGTGCTTGACAGGCTCCAGCACGCGTCGCTGTATCAGTTGATGAAACTTAAGATGAGCTGCATCCGCTATCTTGTGAAATTTGGTAAAATATATGAAATCAAGGATGATTTCAATACTTTCCTGCAGAATGCAGATAGGGATCTCATTTCTGAAGTTTTCTATGAAGTTCTTGATGCGTGGAAAGGATTCTGA
- the LOC130721925 gene encoding subtilisin-like protease Glyma18g48580: MPLESLTLCTLGSHSHGPNPSASDLESATNSHYNLLASHLGSHEKAKEAIFYSYNKHINGFAAVLEEQEAKIVAKNPSVVSVFLNEGHQLQTTRSWEFLGLESNGVVSKGSIWEKASYGEGLIIAGIDTGN; the protein is encoded by the exons ATGCCATTAGAAAG TCTTACATTGTGTACTTTAGGATCACACTCTCATGGTCCAAACCCTTCAGCAAGTGATCTTGAGTCTGCAACAAATTCTCATTACAATTTATTAGCCTCACACTTGGGAAG CCATGAGAAGGCCAAAGAAGCAATATTTTACTCTTATAATAAACACATCAATGGTTTTGCTGCTGTACTTGAAGAGCAAGAAGCAAAAATTGTAGCAA AAAATCCAAGTGTAGTGTCTGTGTTCTTGAACGAAGGTCATCAACTCCAAACCACCAGATCATGGGAATTTCTTGGGCTAGAGAGTAATGGAGTAGTTTCCAAAGGCTCCATATGGGAGAAGGCAAGTTATGGAGAGGGTTTAATCATTGCTGGTATTGATACAG GAAATTGA
- the LOC130725298 gene encoding uncharacterized protein LOC130725298 — translation MDRSWMRANRLSDEFDNGVVEFLEFAEKNLPNNKGVFPCPCVSCGNRDPKLTKDEIRDHLAWRGICQNYTQWIWHGEVVMPSVSQREKVCVDMDDRLKDMIHDIGEESFKRAHVYDTLCKDKEEPLYPGCTNFTRLSAVLRLFNLKAKNGWSDKSFTDLLGLLKEMLPEGNTMPNRHYEAKKVLCPMGMEYEKIHACPNDCILYRKEFENYDHCPKCKASRYKKKDGDSSDDVSTKGPPAKVLWYLPIISRFKRLFSNANDAKNLRWHAEERNEDGKIRHVADSLQWKKIDLKFQSFGKESRNLRLGLATDGMNPYGSLSCNHSSWPVLLIIYNLSPLLCMKRKYMMLSMMIPGPKQPGNDNTTMDLGLGCVVDICGDQTSDILYLFLAIRLS, via the coding sequence ATGGATCGTAGTTGGATGAGAGCTAATCGATTAAGTGATGAGTTTGATAATGGAGTGGTTGAATTTCTAGAATTTGCTGAAAAGAATCTTCCGAACAATAAGGGAGTTTTTCCATGTCCTTGTGTTTCTTGTGGGAACCGGGACCCAAAACTTACTAAGGATGAAATAAGGGACCATCTAGCTTGGAGAGGGATTTGCCAAAATTATACACAATGGATATGGCATGGTGAAGTAGTAATGCCAAGTGTATCacaaagagagaaagtatgTGTAGATATGGATGATCGGCTGAAAGACATGATACATGATATTGGAGAAGAATCATTTAAGAGAGCGCATGTGTATGATACTTTATGTAAAGACAAGGAAGAACCTTTGTACCCGGGATGCACAAACTTTACACGGTTGTCAGCTGTGTTAagattgtttaatttgaaggCGAAAAATGGATGGAGTGATAAAAGTTTCACTGATTTGCTTGGATTGTTGAAAGAAATGCTTCCAGAAGGTAACACAATGCCGAATCGTCATTATGAAGCCAAGAAAGTATTGTGTCCGATGGGGATGGAGTATGAAAAAATACATGCATGCCCTAATGATTGCATCTTATACAgaaaagagtttgaaaactATGATCATTGTCCGAAGTGCAAGGCGTCACGCTACAAAAAGAAAGATGGTGATTCCAGTGATGATGTGAGCACAAAGGGTCCTCCTGCAAAAGTGTTATGGTACCTACCAATAATTTCAAGGTTCAAGAGATTGTTCTCTAATGCAAATGACGCAAAGAACCTTAGATGGCATGCAGAAGAGAGAAATGAAGATGGAAAAATTCGCCATGTAGCTGATTCTTTGCAATGgaagaaaattgatttgaagTTTCAAAGTTTTGGCAAAGAGTCGAGAAACCTTAGACTTGGACTTGCTACCGATGGAATGAATCCGTATGGTAGTCTAAGTTGTAACCATAGTTCATGGCCTGTTCTCTTGATAATTTACAACCTATCTCCTTTGCTGTGCATGAAGCGTAAATATATGATGTTATCTATGATGATTCCGGGCCCAAAACAACCAGGAAACGATAATACAACaatggatttgggtttgggttgcgTGGTGGATATTTGTGGGGATCAAACCTCGGATATTCTTTATTTGTTTCTTGCAATCAGACTGAGCTGA